A single Marinitoga aeolica DNA region contains:
- a CDS encoding LCP family protein yields MKFLMYILGIIFSIIVIMSMFFPFIDTYAKMEKLPDPYYFLVLGMDTTDVNEKVSRTDSILLVGVSEKKEKILVLPIPRDLLVTIDNSTIRINAVYVKYGIKKLQEIIQKMFSVKISDYLIFDYGLFKEIGNIYAPVKIYVPKDMYYEDYHQNLHINFKQGYNYLNGEELLYYARFRHDALGDLGRIKRQKDVLFALMNAARSSGLSKILYSINKVLDRTVNSFDFEKLFSLFIVSKKSNINFLSLPIEVVGDYVKLDNSQIKYMNKYLTYFEKPSDNKKVWITLINNMKNFNLSFYTVMRNKWKNSNGYLIEIVDKLPDINGIQHNKSYLIIKNKKYEERILKEIKNRYGNIAFEIIDAKQKPDLYFSIIKFLSDNFYNTLNSDIIILVGKNS; encoded by the coding sequence ATGAAATTTTTAATGTATATATTGGGCATTATTTTTTCTATAATAGTAATAATGTCTATGTTTTTCCCTTTTATAGACACATATGCAAAAATGGAGAAATTACCGGATCCATATTATTTTTTAGTTTTAGGAATGGACACTACAGATGTAAATGAAAAAGTTTCTCGAACTGATTCAATATTGTTAGTTGGCGTCAGTGAAAAGAAAGAAAAAATTCTTGTTTTGCCCATTCCAAGGGATTTATTAGTAACCATTGACAATTCAACAATTAGGATAAATGCTGTATATGTTAAATATGGAATAAAAAAATTACAGGAAATTATTCAAAAAATGTTTAGTGTGAAAATATCAGATTATTTAATTTTTGATTATGGACTTTTCAAGGAAATTGGCAATATATATGCACCAGTTAAGATTTATGTACCAAAAGATATGTATTATGAAGATTATCATCAAAATTTACATATTAATTTTAAACAAGGATATAATTATCTAAATGGTGAAGAATTACTATACTATGCGAGATTTAGGCACGATGCATTAGGTGATTTGGGAAGAATAAAGAGGCAAAAAGATGTTTTGTTTGCTCTAATGAATGCTGCAAGAAGTTCAGGATTATCAAAGATATTGTATTCTATAAATAAAGTTTTAGATAGAACAGTAAATTCTTTTGATTTTGAAAAGTTATTTTCTTTATTTATAGTTTCTAAAAAATCTAATATAAACTTTCTTTCTTTACCAATAGAAGTAGTTGGCGATTATGTCAAATTAGATAATAGCCAGATTAAATATATGAATAAATATTTAACCTATTTTGAAAAACCTTCAGATAATAAAAAGGTTTGGATTACATTAATTAATAATATGAAGAATTTTAATTTAAGTTTTTATACAGTTATGAGAAATAAGTGGAAGAATTCAAATGGTTATTTAATTGAAATAGTAGATAAATTGCCAGATATAAACGGGATTCAGCATAATAAATCTTATTTGATAATAAAAAATAAAAAATATGAAGAAAGAATACTGAAAGAGATAAAAAATAGGTATGGCAATATAGCTTTTGAGATAATTGATGCTAAGCAAAAACCTGATTTATATTTTTCGATTATCAAGTTTTTAAGTGATAATTTTTATAATACATTAAATTCAGATATTATTATATTAGTGGGGAAAAATTCATGA
- the yqeK gene encoding bis(5'-nucleosyl)-tetraphosphatase (symmetrical) YqeK, whose amino-acid sequence MEEKIKEIKKILKKMLSESRLKHIMGVAYTAKMLADKYNIEEERVEIAALGHDLFRDVKPYKFLKIARVYGIDISYVEKKHPILLHGKIAAEYLKREYNIPEDVYEAIYYHTSGYKFFGTVGKIIFISDSIEPTREYENVEYYRELAFYNLEKAYKEILKNKVIYALKKNHFLLPDTVEAWNYNI is encoded by the coding sequence TTGGAAGAAAAAATAAAAGAAATAAAAAAAATCTTGAAAAAGATGCTTTCTGAAAGTAGATTAAAACATATTATGGGAGTGGCATATACTGCTAAAATGTTGGCAGATAAATATAATATAGAGGAAGAGCGTGTTGAAATAGCAGCATTAGGGCATGATTTATTTAGAGATGTAAAGCCATATAAGTTTTTGAAAATTGCCAGGGTATATGGGATAGATATATCTTATGTAGAAAAGAAACATCCTATATTATTACATGGAAAGATAGCTGCAGAATATTTAAAAAGAGAATATAATATTCCTGAAGATGTATATGAGGCTATTTATTATCATACCAGTGGATATAAATTTTTTGGTACTGTTGGGAAAATAATATTTATATCTGATTCAATAGAACCTACCAGAGAATATGAAAATGTTGAATATTATAGGGAATTGGCCTTTTATAATTTGGAAAAAGCATATAAAGAGATTTTAAAAAATAAAGTTATTTATGCTCTTAAAAAGAATCATTTTTTATTGCCAGATACAGTTGAAGCGTGGAATTATAATATATAA
- a CDS encoding DUF503 domain-containing protein, with amino-acid sequence MRILVATYQVELVNINSLKEKRSIIKKIINDFRKKYNIAIVESDFNDSKKFFEITVVTLSQNRDFLLNFFEKLEDEIEYKYGLNLVISNYEII; translated from the coding sequence ATGAGGATTTTAGTAGCAACATATCAGGTAGAATTAGTTAATATAAATTCTCTAAAAGAAAAAAGAAGTATAATAAAGAAAATTATTAACGATTTTAGAAAGAAATATAATATAGCAATTGTAGAAAGTGACTTTAATGACAGTAAAAAATTTTTTGAGATTACAGTAGTTACATTATCACAAAATAGAGATTTTTTATTAAATTTTTTTGAGAAATTAGAAGATGAAATAGAATATAAATATGGATTAAATCTCGTAATTTCTAATTATGAGATAATATAG
- a CDS encoding cob(I)yrinic acid a,c-diamide adenosyltransferase — MSISTGGGDKGKTSLWSGERVSKDDLRVEAYGTIDELSSFLGEAKHYVKSYKVKNIINMIQNDLFKVAGELASKNKDFLYRINDEDVEQITQFVKFFEKRINLKGFVLTGNTIESAKLDVCRTIVRRAERRIVSLSKNADISEPLLKYINRLSDLLFVMARYEEYLINKIEYKKW; from the coding sequence ATGTCCATAAGTACTGGCGGAGGAGATAAAGGTAAAACAAGTTTGTGGTCAGGAGAAAGGGTTTCCAAAGATGATTTAAGAGTAGAAGCCTATGGAACAATAGATGAATTATCTTCTTTTTTAGGAGAAGCAAAACATTATGTTAAATCATATAAAGTAAAGAATATCATAAATATGATACAAAATGATCTGTTTAAAGTTGCAGGAGAATTGGCTTCAAAAAACAAAGATTTTTTATATCGAATAAATGATGAAGATGTTGAGCAAATAACTCAATTTGTGAAGTTTTTTGAAAAAAGAATAAATTTAAAAGGGTTTGTATTAACAGGTAATACAATTGAATCAGCTAAATTGGATGTATGTCGAACTATTGTCAGAAGAGCAGAAAGAAGGATAGTAAGTCTTTCAAAAAATGCTGATATTTCTGAACCCCTTTTAAAATATATAAACAGATTGTCGGATTTGTTATTTGTTATGGCAAGATATGAAGAATACTTGATAAATAAAATAGAATATAAGAAATGGTGA